The genomic window CGCCCAAGCGATCCCACGGTAAAAGGTGCCAGTCGAAACCCAGGCCCAACCATGCCTTTTCGCTAATTCCCGAGATACCGAGGACTTGCCGCTAGCTGCGGGGCCATCAATTGTGACTACCAATGTGACTGCTCCGGACACAGTCGAATTCACGGATTGCAGGGGCGAACCGGTCTTTTTCGTCATCACTTCACTCTCGATAAGCATTCTAGATTCCTACCAAGTAGCCACGGTTCTGGGTCAAACGTTTCACGAACGATGACTCTTGGGGTCGAATAATCACGAGCTCAATCGGGAGAGAGCGCGCGGGATTTAAGCAATTCTACTCGGTTAAGGATCGCAGCCTGCCGCCGCGCGGTGGTCTCAACAAAGAACTTTTCTGTGTAGGGCTTCCGATAGGAATCTCGCAACCCGCTATTTAAAACTTCTGGCTCTCGAGAATAGGACACGAGATCGCGTTGAATTTGCCCGATTACGCCCCCGACAAATGCAGGAGTGAGCTTCTGCAGAATCTCGCGTGCCTCTTCTTTCAGAAGACGCGCCAATAAAGGATCATCTGCTATTTTAACGTCTAACGGATTCTCGAAGCCGTACAAAATGCCGGACTTAATCGAATCGGCACGGGCCTGGTTTTCGGGTCCCGCGTGGGGCTCTTTAAATAAATCGTCAAAATCCCAGGGCATTATATCGAAACGACGTTTCGGATCTTTTCCGTCGATGTAAAAGAAAACCTCATCAGCGTAGTCACCGTTCATCATCACGGAGTTGACAATCAACCACTGCATATATCGTTTCAAATTGAGCTTTGATTCGATGCTCGCCCGAAGCCCTTCGCCCAAAAGATTCGCAACATCTTTGTAGAGAGACCGAAACTGCGAAACAGCGGCCTTTTCCGAAATAGTTTTGGATTCCTCAACTGTTTCTAAACGCGTTTTGTAGCCACGCCGTCCAATCCAAGCATCGTCTGTTATTCTCGCAATCGCTTTTTTTGGTTTTTCTGTAACGAGGTACATGCCGTAAGGCAGATCGTTGATCCAGACGACAACGTATTCAGATTTTAACTCGAAAATGCCAAGAGCGCGAAACATGTCGAAGCCCAAGCGGCTAGAGACGAACCCTCGATCTTGCCACATACTTGCTAGGTTAAAAGTCTTACCGTCGAGGCCATTTGCCCCTAAAAACTGAACTTTATTTTCGGTCTTGATTCCAAGGCACGGACGTTTGGCCGCGGTCAAACAGCTCTGCCCGCGAGATTCCACTTCACTCTTCTGAAACGGTCCACCGTTGAATGAGATCTCAGCTAAGGCTTCTACTTTTTTCCCTCGTCCGACGATGACCTTTTGGAAATCGGCATCCTGCATTTTTATTTTGATCGTGTTGAGCCCGCTCGCAGGTGACGCCAAAACAACTTCAGAAAAGACCAGCGCGGTACAAAAAAGGACCACGCCGAAAGAGAACGACAGAAGTGAAGAAGGCACGCTCGAGGACCTCACTTGACCACCGCAAGAGTGCAGGTCCGATTCATTGCTGCACTTTTAACCGACACCGTTTCATTCTTTTTTTCGATTTGGTCGGAGTCGCTAGTTTGGGCGTTCATTTTTCCCGATTGAATCGTCGATTTTTCTACAAGCGTTACCATTGC from Deltaproteobacteria bacterium includes these protein-coding regions:
- a CDS encoding CotH kinase family protein, whose product is MASPASGLNTIKIKMQDADFQKVIVGRGKKVEALAEISFNGGPFQKSEVESRGQSCLTAAKRPCLGIKTENKVQFLGANGLDGKTFNLASMWQDRGFVSSRLGFDMFRALGIFELKSEYVVVWINDLPYGMYLVTEKPKKAIARITDDAWIGRRGYKTRLETVEESKTISEKAAVSQFRSLYKDVANLLGEGLRASIESKLNLKRYMQWLIVNSVMMNGDYADEVFFYIDGKDPKRRFDIMPWDFDDLFKEPHAGPENQARADSIKSGILYGFENPLDVKIADDPLLARLLKEEAREILQKLTPAFVGGVIGQIQRDLVSYSREPEVLNSGLRDSYRKPYTEKFFVETTARRQAAILNRVELLKSRALSPD